Genomic DNA from Tepidibacillus fermentans:
GCTGGACGTTTAGATTCCGAATCTTCTGTAAGTTCCTCTGACGCAAAAGTTGCTCCGTGAATCCCATCTCGCCCCGTACTAGCTCCAACGTACATCACAGAGTTACCAATTCCCTTAGCAAGTCCTTTTTTTATTTGACGATGTTCGATTAGCCCTACACACATCGCATTTACCAAAGGATTTCCTTTGTACGATTCCTCAAAGATCGTTTCCCCACCAACCGTTGGAATTCCCATGCTATTACCGTAACCAGCAATTCCTGCAACGACATTACGAAAAAGGTATTTCACCCGTTCATCAGTTAAAGGGCCAAAACGTAGAGAATTTAATAGAGCAATTGGCCGCGCTCCCATTGAAAAAACATCCCGAATGATCCCACCTACTCCTGTTGCTGCTCCTTGATAAGGTTCAATGGCTGAAGGATGGTTGTGACTCTCAATTTTAAATACAACTGCTTGATTGTCTCCAATGTCCACGATTCCTGCACCTTCACCAGGACCTTGCAATACTCTAGATCCTTCCGTTGGAAACCTCTTCAAGATGGGTTTTGATGTCTTATAACTACAATGCTCAGACCACATCACACTAAATAAGCCTAGTTCTAAATAATTCGGCTTTCTCCCTATTAATCGAATAATTCGTTCATATTCTACTTCCTTCAGGCCCAAATCAAGATAAACCTTTTCCTTCGCAATTTCCTCTGGAGTCGGTTCAAGAATCATAGTGTTCCCTCCAATAACGTAAGATCGACTGAAACAACCGCTTTCCGTCCGTAGTACCTAATATTTCGGATACCGCCCGTTCAGGGTGTGGCATCATTCCCAATACATTCCCCTGTTTATTGATAATGCCTGCAATATCATCCACAGATCCATTTGGATTTTTTTTATAGCGAAATACAATTTGCTGATTTGCTTGTAATTCTTCTAGTACTCTCTCATCGCAATAATAGTTTCCTTCGCCATGGGCAATTGGAATTTGAATTTCCTCCCCTTTTTCATATTCTAAAGTAAAAGGGGTTTGGTTATTTTCAACAATGATGGTTTCAGTAGAACAAATAAATTGAAGACTATCATTTCGTTTCATTGCACCTGGCAAAAGGCCTGCTTCTAAAAGAATTTGAAATCCGTTACAAACGCCTAACACAAGTTTCCCTTCTTGCGCCGCCTTTTCCACTTGTTTCATAATCGGAGCAAAGCGGGCGATCGCTCCGGAACGCAAATAATCTCCATAAGAAAAACCACCAGGTAGAAGAATCCCATCATAAGCTTGAAGATCATCGTCTTCATGCCAGACATAATCTACAGGTTCACCTAACACATCTTCAATCGCTTGGTACATATCAGAGTCACAATTCGAACCAGGAAAGACGATAACTGCAAATCTCATGATGCCACCTCTTCTAGTTGATATTGGTAATCTTCAATCACTAGATTGGCTAATAGTTTCTCACACATTTCTTTGATTCGTTCCTCGGCAACTTCTCTCTGACCTGTATTCAACTGTAATTCAATAAATTTACCGATACGGACATCATTCACTTCATCATAACCTAATGATTGTAATGCACCTTTTACCGCCTTCCCTTGGGGATCTAAAATTCCGTTTTTTAAGGTAATGTACACTTTGGCATTAAACATGAACCTCTCCCCCTAATCGTTTTAAAATTTCTTGATAAGCTTCTTCGACATTCCCTAAATCACGACGGAATCGATCTTTATCCAGCTTTTCTTTGGAGTTTGCATCCCAGAAACGACAGGTATCAGGAGAGATTTCATCGGCTAGTAATAACTTTGCATCTGGTGTTATGCCATACTCCAATTTGAAATCGACAAGAAGGACTTCTCTTTTTTCTAGATAGCGGGTTAAGATTTGGTTGACACGAAGACTGATCGTTTTCATTTCTTCTAATTGTTCTTGCGTAGCAAGTTGAAGGACAGAGATATGGGAGGAGTTGATCATTGGATCTCCTAGCTCATCATCTTTATAATAAAATTCAATAACTGGGTGACGGAGTGGTGTTC
This window encodes:
- the purC gene encoding phosphoribosylaminoimidazolesuccinocarboxamide synthase; this translates as MEKKELVYEGKAKKIFYTDHENYYWVEYKDDATAFNGEKRGTIVGKGELNNRISSIFFTLLAEQGIENHFVKLLSPTEQLVRKVRIIPIEVVIRNLAAGSLAKRLGLEEGTPLRHPVIEFYYKDDELGDPMINSSHISVLQLATQEQLEEMKTISLRVNQILTRYLEKREVLLVDFKLEYGITPDAKLLLADEISPDTCRFWDANSKEKLDKDRFRRDLGNVEEAYQEILKRLGGEVHV
- the purS gene encoding phosphoribosylformylglycinamidine synthase subunit PurS, coding for MFNAKVYITLKNGILDPQGKAVKGALQSLGYDEVNDVRIGKFIELQLNTGQREVAEERIKEMCEKLLANLVIEDYQYQLEEVAS
- the purQ gene encoding phosphoribosylformylglycinamidine synthase subunit PurQ, with amino-acid sequence MRFAVIVFPGSNCDSDMYQAIEDVLGEPVDYVWHEDDDLQAYDGILLPGGFSYGDYLRSGAIARFAPIMKQVEKAAQEGKLVLGVCNGFQILLEAGLLPGAMKRNDSLQFICSTETIIVENNQTPFTLEYEKGEEIQIPIAHGEGNYYCDERVLEELQANQQIVFRYKKNPNGSVDDIAGIINKQGNVLGMMPHPERAVSEILGTTDGKRLFQSILRYWREHYDS